A single region of the Mycoplasma mycoides subsp. mycoides SC str. PG1 genome encodes:
- the potB gene encoding spermidine/putrescine ABC transporter permease has translation MENKNLKDNNVIENKIINQDELEQVIENIEKQKKRESLRLKVKDINHYLSKTKLFHFSKDKVWPILAPFILVMVILVILPLVSILIYAFIQPADGITLFKISFEKFAKLFTSNGILYSLFLSILYAIVAGMLCVLIGYPIALMMAQMKSKILARNMWVIVTMPMWISMLLKVLGLQTLFYLLADFAIGTPIAIIIGMTYMFLPFAIAPIYDSLESRQTDLEEAALDLGASKFRTFWSITLRSSIPGVLTAFSLVLVQAATSLIVVHYMGGGRIYLVSAAIESYFFQGNDFGYGAAVSVVLAILVFGLMLVMKLISNKFEMKGNKRKWKNS, from the coding sequence ATGGAAAATAAAAATCTAAAAGATAATAATGTAATTGAAAATAAAATTATCAATCAAGATGAATTAGAACAAGTTATTGAAAATATTGAAAAACAAAAAAAACGCGAATCTTTAAGATTAAAAGTAAAAGATATTAATCATTATTTATCAAAAACTAAATTATTTCATTTTTCAAAAGATAAAGTGTGACCAATTCTAGCTCCATTTATCTTAGTAATGGTAATTTTAGTTATTCTTCCTTTAGTTTCAATCTTAATTTATGCTTTTATTCAACCAGCAGATGGGATTACATTATTTAAAATCTCTTTTGAGAAATTTGCTAAGTTATTTACAAGTAATGGTATTTTATATTCATTATTTCTATCTATTTTATATGCAATTGTAGCTGGGATGCTATGCGTTTTAATTGGATATCCGATTGCTTTAATGATGGCTCAAATGAAATCAAAAATTTTAGCTAGAAATATGTGAGTCATTGTAACAATGCCTATGTGAATTTCTATGCTTTTAAAAGTATTAGGATTACAAACTCTATTTTACTTATTAGCTGATTTTGCAATAGGAACACCAATTGCTATTATTATTGGTATGACTTATATGTTTTTACCTTTTGCAATAGCTCCAATTTATGATTCATTAGAATCAAGACAAACTGATTTAGAAGAAGCTGCTTTAGATTTAGGGGCTTCAAAATTTAGAACATTTTGATCTATTACTTTAAGATCATCTATACCTGGAGTACTAACTGCTTTTAGCTTAGTGCTAGTTCAAGCTGCTACTAGTTTGATTGTTGTTCATTATATGGGTGGAGGACGAATCTATTTAGTTTCTGCTGCTATTGAATCTTATTTTTTCCAAGGAAATGATTTTGGATATGGTGCTGCTGTTTCAGTAGTTTTAGCTATCTTAGTATTTGGTTTAATGCTTGTTATGAAACTAATTAGTAATAAATTTGAAATGAAAGGAAATAAAAGAAAATGAAAAAACTCTTAA
- the potCD gene encoding spermidine/putrescine ABC transporter permease/substrate-binding protein → MKKLLKRSYFAFVLLFIYAPILAMVVFSFNNGDTTIKWTHVSFSWYESFFKNSPFIKSIITSLFVAVISTIVSLVIGTLAAIGLSRVNRVTKNKWVSIANIPLINADVITAVSLMIVFLIMGLKFGLLTLIMAHISFNVPYVLVTIMPRLKKIDPSLIDASYDLGAKNHQVMFKVILPILKSAIITAAAIAFAMSFDDFIISYFTGGMQTNVSTFIYTAKKTRPFIFVFGTCLVLVIALSIITWNAINLIKQSRLETKQKLINNNYKLKTISKLNKQLDELNQILKSKTIIKKSHNLSLWVKYFILKTKLYFYKLQSLDKKISKLQWKQYKLKSKIQKEERYYSRLKKSEEKLKQLIKQFSNEKDVKKAAKLSLQIETLQEKVEFLKDQIEVIKEREQTANLKVKKLQNKIKLLKQDLSEEVNPSKKTINWYNKKIKYFEEWIIELEEGKDYYKLKLVVEKLKDLKNIKNNKISDLTDQLNELINRIYVPVLITKDIDLKIQNTTDIELLNNLNHKKEVIIDKFTKLYNQKIDKTTFLIQKVNQKADKLKTRLLPSSDENVSHSKSFISRSWKAILITFIGIGAFSGLTAAYVLNNIYDLVVANWGEYIDPSLIGQFEQQASQKHNRRIRINYQIYNSNEILYNKLHTVDYDIMIPSDYMVQRLASENYLQKIDYSKLNIWGKFTGNGNGFNQGNETKDNNKYKHLQVNQSLLDLMLKSPIHREDETKDIITKNPNGTYLNTNSILDYSIPYLWGDLVIVVNPTPENIEFLKKNNIQFKNNNKDNENENKNKEVEIENSSLSWDILWKAAAAGKKVALNNDPKNVFMLGSQKLYQKVNLTKKSEIDEVGKELSKLLSNSGVSLHSDDLISLVVREKFDFAVMYNGDAAYANYVHNEGDDDYEKASSNINFIYGRPNKKNEKNNRHESTNVFSDNIVLYKDAQNLDLAYEFINFLYENSTKISDYVGVTSPLDSAIEEMTAAPKEENGEDEGGTYQDFKNIYDPITHQNGSKYETNNEQLSFTYNGKIDEYLVNSFNNLLANK, encoded by the coding sequence ATGAAAAAACTCTTAAAAAGAAGTTATTTTGCTTTTGTTTTGCTATTTATTTATGCACCCATTTTAGCAATGGTAGTTTTTTCATTTAACAATGGAGATACTACTATTAAATGAACTCATGTTAGTTTTTCTTGATATGAATCATTTTTTAAAAATTCCCCTTTTATAAAATCAATTATTACTTCTTTATTTGTTGCTGTAATTTCAACTATAGTTTCACTAGTGATCGGAACTTTAGCAGCAATTGGATTAAGCAGAGTTAATAGGGTAACTAAAAACAAGTGGGTATCAATTGCAAATATTCCTTTAATCAATGCTGATGTAATTACAGCTGTATCACTAATGATTGTTTTTTTAATTATGGGATTAAAATTTGGACTATTAACTTTAATTATGGCACATATTTCATTTAATGTTCCTTATGTTTTAGTTACAATTATGCCTAGATTAAAAAAAATTGATCCAAGCTTAATTGATGCTAGTTATGATTTAGGAGCTAAAAATCATCAAGTAATGTTTAAAGTAATATTACCTATTTTAAAATCAGCAATTATTACAGCTGCTGCTATTGCTTTTGCAATGAGTTTTGATGATTTTATTATTTCTTATTTTACTGGTGGTATGCAAACTAATGTTTCAACATTTATTTATACTGCTAAAAAAACTAGACCATTTATTTTTGTTTTTGGTACTTGTTTAGTTTTAGTAATTGCTTTATCTATTATTACTTGAAATGCTATTAATTTAATTAAACAATCTCGTTTAGAAACAAAACAAAAATTAATTAATAATAATTACAAATTAAAAACAATTTCTAAATTAAATAAACAATTAGATGAGCTAAATCAAATTTTAAAAAGTAAAACTATAATTAAAAAATCTCATAATCTTTCTTTATGAGTTAAATACTTTATTTTAAAGACTAAACTTTATTTTTATAAGTTGCAAAGCTTAGATAAAAAAATTTCTAAACTACAATGAAAACAATATAAATTAAAATCAAAAATACAAAAAGAAGAAAGATATTATTCAAGATTAAAAAAATCAGAAGAAAAATTAAAACAATTAATTAAGCAATTTAGTAATGAAAAAGATGTTAAAAAAGCTGCTAAATTAAGTTTACAAATTGAAACTTTACAAGAAAAAGTAGAATTTTTAAAAGATCAAATTGAAGTAATTAAAGAACGTGAACAAACTGCTAATTTAAAAGTTAAAAAATTACAAAACAAAATTAAATTATTAAAACAAGATTTATCTGAAGAAGTTAATCCTTCAAAAAAAACTATTAATTGATACAATAAAAAAATTAAATATTTTGAAGAATGAATTATTGAACTTGAAGAAGGTAAAGATTATTACAAACTAAAATTAGTTGTTGAAAAATTAAAAGATTTAAAAAATATTAAAAATAATAAAATTAGTGATTTAACTGATCAATTAAATGAATTAATCAATAGAATTTATGTTCCAGTTCTAATTACTAAAGATATTGATTTAAAAATTCAAAATACAACTGATATTGAATTATTAAATAATTTAAATCATAAAAAAGAAGTAATTATTGATAAATTTACTAAACTTTATAATCAAAAAATTGATAAGACCACATTTTTAATTCAAAAAGTAAATCAAAAAGCTGATAAGTTAAAAACTAGATTATTACCAAGTAGTGATGAAAATGTTTCTCATTCAAAATCATTTATATCAAGATCTTGAAAAGCGATTTTAATTACATTTATTGGAATTGGAGCTTTTAGTGGATTAACTGCTGCTTATGTTTTAAATAATATTTATGATTTGGTTGTTGCTAATTGAGGAGAATACATTGATCCTTCATTAATTGGTCAATTTGAACAACAAGCTAGTCAAAAACATAATAGAAGAATTAGAATTAATTATCAAATTTATAACTCAAATGAAATTTTATACAATAAACTTCATACTGTTGATTATGATATTATGATCCCAAGTGATTATATGGTTCAAAGACTAGCTTCAGAAAACTATTTACAAAAAATAGATTATAGTAAGTTAAATATTTGAGGTAAGTTCACTGGGAATGGTAATGGATTTAACCAAGGTAATGAAACAAAAGATAATAATAAATACAAGCATTTACAAGTTAATCAAAGCTTATTAGATCTAATGTTAAAATCACCTATTCATAGAGAAGATGAAACTAAAGATATAATAACTAAAAATCCTAATGGTACATATCTAAACACTAATTCTATTCTTGATTATTCAATCCCATATTTATGAGGAGATTTAGTAATTGTTGTTAATCCAACACCTGAAAATATTGAATTTCTAAAGAAAAATAATATTCAATTCAAAAATAATAATAAAGATAATGAAAATGAAAATAAAAATAAAGAAGTAGAAATTGAAAACTCATCATTATCTTGAGATATTTTATGAAAAGCTGCTGCTGCTGGTAAAAAAGTAGCTTTAAATAATGATCCTAAAAATGTATTTATGTTAGGTTCTCAAAAACTTTATCAAAAAGTTAACTTAACTAAAAAATCAGAAATTGATGAAGTTGGTAAAGAATTATCTAAATTATTATCAAATAGTGGTGTTTCATTGCATAGTGATGATCTAATTAGTTTAGTAGTTAGAGAAAAATTTGACTTTGCTGTTATGTATAATGGTGATGCTGCTTATGCTAATTATGTTCATAATGAAGGTGATGATGATTATGAAAAAGCAAGTAGTAACATCAATTTCATTTATGGAAGACCAAATAAGAAAAATGAAAAAAATAATAGACACGAATCAACTAATGTCTTTTCAGATAATATAGTTCTTTATAAAGATGCTCAAAATCTTGACTTAGCATATGAATTTATTAATTTCTTATATGAAAATTCAACAAAAATATCTGATTATGTTGGTGTAACTTCACCATTAGATTCAGCAATTGAAGAAATGACTGCTGCTCCTAAAGAAGAAAATGGAGAAGATGAAGGTGGAACATATCAAGATTTTAAAAATATCTATGATCCAATAACTCATCAAAATGGTAGCAAGTATGAAACTAATAACGAACAATTATCATTTACATACAATGGTAAAATTGATGAATATTTAGTTAATAGTTTTAATAATTTACTGGCTAATAAATAG
- a CDS encoding Abi family protein: MKRSKEFKTFEEQIEILKSRGLIIKDEQKAIEILKQENYYNIVNGYKDLFLRNTLNDKEDVFVENTTFDELYSLFLFDRELRSILLKYILIFERDFKTTIAYNFSKKYNKDNRIDSYLYPENYRDNYVEVLNFISSINNIIVSKSEKSNYIRHYIENYGHIPLWVAVNIMSFGNMSFMFKILKDEDRNQIILFYVMRFLNQNNKKVIPKNLEVKPFYLD, from the coding sequence ATGAAAAGATCAAAAGAATTTAAAACTTTTGAAGAACAAATTGAAATTTTAAAATCTCGTGGATTAATAATTAAAGATGAACAAAAAGCAATAGAAATATTAAAACAAGAAAATTATTATAATATTGTTAATGGCTATAAAGACTTATTTTTAAGAAATACTTTAAATGATAAAGAAGATGTATTTGTAGAAAATACAACTTTTGATGAACTATATTCACTATTTTTATTTGATAGAGAATTAAGATCTATTTTATTAAAATACATATTAATTTTTGAAAGAGATTTTAAAACTACAATTGCATATAATTTTAGTAAAAAATATAACAAAGATAATAGAATAGATTCATATTTGTATCCAGAAAATTATAGAGATAACTATGTAGAAGTTTTAAATTTTATATCTTCTATTAATAATATAATAGTTTCAAAAAGTGAAAAATCTAATTATATTAGGCATTACATAGAAAATTATGGTCATATCCCTTTATGAGTTGCAGTTAATATTATGTCTTTTGGTAATATGTCATTTATGTTTAAAATTTTAAAAGATGAAGATAGAAACCAAATTATACTTTTTTATGTAATGAGATTTTTGAATCAAAATAATAAGAAAGTTATTCCAAAAAATTTAGAAGTGAAACCTTTTTATCTGGATTAA
- a CDS encoding chromate transporter — MLSFIAFLVTLVLLVFVSLSVFGGGQVFMPIFVWLWKSLNSWFKIEISEEFINTVFAVSNSTPGILSPKFAAITGYMIAQGQWWGFVAMIFTYLAFVLPAIFMIMIAIKYSQKFHQSTFFKRLIDIMNPVVAGIIIALAIELFISCMFPYFVFNESVSEYWKFIDPNKPSYSMKFFTGWRLIALYCYVPIGIIISLFLYLKKVPIFGLIFANIIFCLILFEPWLG, encoded by the coding sequence ATGTTAAGTTTTATTGCCTTTTTAGTTACATTAGTTTTATTAGTATTTGTTTCATTATCAGTATTTGGTGGTGGTCAAGTTTTTATGCCAATATTTGTATGATTATGAAAATCATTAAATAGCTGATTTAAAATTGAGATTTCAGAAGAATTTATAAATACAGTTTTTGCTGTATCAAATTCAACACCAGGAATTTTAAGTCCAAAGTTTGCAGCAATTACTGGTTATATGATTGCTCAAGGTCAATGATGAGGATTTGTTGCAATGATTTTTACTTATTTAGCATTTGTTTTACCTGCTATTTTTATGATCATGATTGCTATAAAATATTCTCAAAAATTTCATCAATCAACATTTTTTAAAAGATTAATTGATATTATGAATCCAGTTGTTGCTGGAATTATTATTGCTTTAGCTATTGAATTATTTATAAGTTGTATGTTTCCTTACTTTGTATTTAATGAATCAGTTAGTGAGTATTGAAAATTTATAGATCCAAATAAACCAAGCTATAGTATGAAGTTTTTTACAGGTTGAAGACTAATTGCATTATATTGTTATGTTCCAATTGGAATTATTATAAGTTTATTTTTATATCTTAAAAAAGTACCTATTTTTGGTTTAATATTTGCAAATATTATATTTTGTTTAATATTATTTGAACCTTGATTAGGATAA
- a CDS encoding IS1634-like element ISMmy1 family transposase, which yields MVIPKDILKIPRPSSTRVKTTSKEGIYNVIQRTSIRKNGKIIPVEKGVIGKIINGVFQSIEKQTYEVDIKSYGLFALNEKLNNHIFRELLNFYDFEDARKLYVIASLRTMFSDIKNEHLKHEYDTNFISEIYPKCALSSNTISSFLEKIGKSSSKMEDFMNKRLEEFSNHSIVIDGMLKNNTSETNIFSEMSRKSRTKGSQNLNLIYAYDINAQEPVASSVYPGNMLDYTAFRDFLRTYEIKNGFLILDKGFDDKECKNLMREKNIKYLIPIKINHTFKKFNLKSGFNFTFTYDDDTIRAKKIIINNKYYFCYKSTLTEMVEKKNFISRAHKKGAYDEIKLLERENLFGLIIFECNYDLDLKDIYVAYKKRWEIELLFKQFKNVLEQNEANVQGNYRLLATEFINFLSLIMLCRIKNHLLNSGVLDNRTISETFRYLSKIIKKRKSRKREEWDDVETLKYIKEMKSILKI from the coding sequence ATGGTCATTCCTAAAGACATATTAAAAATTCCAAGACCATCTAGTACTAGAGTAAAAACAACATCAAAAGAAGGTATTTATAATGTTATACAAAGAACATCAATAAGAAAAAATGGAAAAATTATTCCTGTTGAAAAAGGAGTAATTGGAAAGATTATTAATGGTGTTTTTCAAAGCATAGAAAAGCAAACATATGAAGTAGATATTAAATCATATGGTCTATTTGCACTAAATGAAAAATTAAACAATCATATCTTTAGAGAACTTTTAAATTTTTATGATTTTGAAGATGCTAGAAAATTATATGTTATAGCTTCTTTAAGAACTATGTTTTCAGATATTAAAAACGAACATTTAAAACATGAATATGATACAAATTTTATTTCTGAAATATACCCAAAATGTGCTTTATCTTCAAACACTATCTCAAGTTTTTTAGAGAAAATAGGTAAATCTAGTTCGAAGATGGAAGACTTTATGAATAAAAGATTAGAAGAGTTTTCAAACCACTCAATAGTTATTGATGGTATGTTGAAAAACAATACATCAGAAACTAACATTTTCTCTGAAATGTCTAGAAAGTCTAGAACTAAAGGCTCTCAAAACTTAAACCTTATTTATGCTTACGATATTAATGCACAAGAACCTGTTGCTAGTTCTGTTTACCCAGGAAATATGCTAGATTACACTGCTTTTAGAGACTTTTTAAGAACTTATGAGATTAAAAATGGATTTTTAATTCTTGATAAAGGATTTGATGATAAAGAATGTAAAAACTTGATGAGAGAAAAAAATATTAAATATTTAATCCCTATAAAAATAAATCATACTTTTAAAAAGTTTAATTTAAAATCTGGATTTAATTTCACTTTCACTTATGATGACGACACAATAAGAGCAAAGAAAATTATCATCAACAACAAATATTATTTTTGTTATAAATCAACCCTAACTGAAATGGTAGAAAAGAAAAATTTCATAAGTCGTGCACATAAAAAAGGTGCGTATGATGAAATTAAATTACTAGAAAGAGAAAATCTTTTTGGATTAATAATTTTTGAGTGTAATTATGATTTGGACTTAAAAGATATTTATGTCGCGTATAAAAAGAGATGAGAAATTGAATTGCTTTTTAAACAGTTTAAAAATGTGCTTGAACAAAACGAAGCAAATGTTCAAGGAAACTATAGATTATTAGCAACTGAATTTATTAACTTTTTATCTTTAATTATGCTTTGCAGAATAAAAAACCACCTATTAAATAGTGGCGTTCTTGACAATAGAACAATTAGTGAAACTTTTAGATATTTATCAAAAATAATCAAGAAGAGAAAGTCTAGAAAAAGAGAAGAATGAGATGATGTTGAAACATTAAAATATATTAAAGAAATGAAGTCTATTTTAAAAATATAG